The Anolis carolinensis isolate JA03-04 chromosome 2, rAnoCar3.1.pri, whole genome shotgun sequence genome has a window encoding:
- the btbd17 gene encoding BTB/POZ domain-containing protein 17 produces the protein MAKGTGVRPATPRRWTYSFAAVSLLCLAVQAVQKADLTGDSTVATINHSMSLLQRLQELLHNGNASDTTLRVRTSGSDEIKVFHTHQLMLSLQSEIFESLLHNQTILTLHEPPDSAALFEKFIRYLYCGEISILLHQAIPLHRLASKYRVSSLQRGVSEYMKSRLASDSNQGHVVGWYHYAVRIGDEALQESCLQFLAWNLSAVMGSAEWASVSIDLLLLLLERSDLVLQSELELYTAVEEWIATHKPEDPVVEKMLRSLRYPMISPSHLFHLQKQSLVMMKHYNVVQDLLFQAFQFHSASPIHFAKYFDVNCSMFLPRNYLSTAWGSPWVINNPARDDRSTSFQTQLGPSNHDSAKRVTWNVLFSPRWLPVSLRPVYSDSVSGAIQSIRIEDGRPRLVITPATTSSDFAGVSFQKTILVGVRQQGKVFIKHAYSFHQSTDEVADFLVHADLQKRTSEYLIDNSLHLHIIVKPVYHSLIKIKK, from the exons TCCAGAAGGCAGACCTCACTGGGGACTCTACGGTGGCTACCATCAACCACTCCATGTCATTGCTGCAGCGACTACAGGAGCTCCTACACAATGGGAATGCCAGTGACACCACCTTGCGGGTGCGCACTTCTGGTTCCGATGAAATCAAAGTCTTTCACACCCACCAGTTGATGCTCAGCTTGCAAAGTGAGATCTTTGAGAGCCTCTTGCACAACCAAACAATTCTCACCTTGCACGAGCCTCCAGACAGTGCGGCCCTTTTTGAAAAGTTCATCAG GTATCTATACTGTGGTGAGATCTCCATACTCCTTCATCAAGCCATTCCGCTTCACCGACTAGCCAGCAAATACCGTGTCTCCAGCTTGCAGCGAGGAGTGTCTGAGTATATGAAAAGCCGCCTGGCCAGTGACTCCAACCAGGGCCATGTAGTGGGCTGGTACCACTATGCAGTGAGAATTGGTGATGAAGCTCTGCAGGAAAGCTGCCTCCAGTTCCTGGCCTGGAATCTCTCCGCAGTGATGGGCAGTGCAGAGTGGGCCTCCGTCAGCATAGATCTGCTGCTTCTCTTGCTGGAACGGTCCGACTTGGTTCTGCAGAGTGAACTGGAGCTCTACACAGCTGTGGAGGAGTGGATTGCCACCCACAAGCCTGAAGATCCTGTAGTAGAGAAGATGCTGAGATCCCTGCGCTATCCCATGATCTCCCCTAGCCACCTTTTCCACTTGCAGAAGCAGTCTCTAGTGATGATGAAGCACTACAATGTCGTCCAAGACCTCCTCTTCCAAGCCTTCCAGTTCCACTCTGCTTCCCCAATCCACTTTGCCAAATACTTTGATGTCAACTGCAGTATGTTCCTGCCCCGCAACTACCTCTCCACTGCCTGGGGCTCCCCATGGGTCATCAACAACCCAGCCCGAGATGACCGAAGTACCAGTTTCCAGACCCAGTTGGGACCTAGCAACCATGACTCTGCCAAGCGGGTGACTTGGAATGTCCTGTTTTCTCCCCGCTGGCTCCCCGTCAGCCTGCGTCCTGTTTACTCAGACTCCGTCtctggggccatccagtccatcaggATTGAAGATGGCCGCCCCCGCCTGGTGATCACTCCAGCCACAACGAGCTCTGACTTTGCTGGTGTCAGTTTCCAGAAGACCATTTTGGTGGGTGTGAGGCAGCAGGGAAAAGTCTTTATCAAACACGCCTACAGCTTCCACCAGAGCACCGACGAAGTGGCTGATTTCCTAGTACATGCCGATCTGCAGAAGCGCACTTCTGAATACCTCATTGACAACTCTCTGCATCTGCATATCATTGTTAAGCCAGTTTACCACTCACTGATCAAGATTAAAAAGTAG